Proteins encoded by one window of Pseudomonas sp. PSKL.D1:
- the trpC gene encoding indole-3-glycerol phosphate synthase TrpC, with protein MSVPTVLERIIARKFQEVAERSARVSFAELERLAKAADAPRGFANALIEQANRKKPAVIAEIKKASPSKGVIRENFVPSEIAVSYEKGGATCLSVLTDVDYFQGADEYLQQARAAVSLPVIRKDFMVDPYQIVEARALGADCVLLIVSALDDVKMAELAATAKDVGLDVLVEVHDGNELDRALKTLDTPLVGVNNRNLHTFEVSLDTTLDLLPRIPRDRLAITESGILNRADVELMEINEVYSFLVGEAFMRAEQPGLELQRLFFPDQVKKTVQQLD; from the coding sequence ATGAGCGTGCCGACGGTGCTGGAAAGGATCATTGCCCGTAAGTTTCAGGAAGTGGCCGAGCGCAGTGCGCGCGTCAGCTTTGCCGAACTGGAGCGCCTGGCCAAGGCCGCTGATGCGCCGCGTGGCTTCGCCAACGCCTTGATCGAGCAGGCCAACCGCAAAAAGCCTGCGGTCATTGCCGAAATCAAGAAGGCATCGCCGAGCAAAGGTGTTATCCGCGAGAACTTCGTACCATCGGAAATTGCCGTCAGTTACGAGAAGGGCGGGGCGACTTGCCTGTCGGTGCTGACGGATGTGGATTACTTCCAGGGAGCTGATGAGTACCTGCAACAGGCACGTGCTGCCGTTTCGTTGCCGGTTATCCGCAAGGACTTCATGGTTGACCCGTACCAGATCGTCGAAGCCCGGGCCTTGGGCGCCGATTGCGTGCTGTTGATCGTGTCGGCGCTGGATGACGTGAAGATGGCCGAACTGGCAGCCACTGCCAAGGACGTCGGCCTTGATGTGCTGGTTGAAGTGCATGACGGTAATGAGCTGGACCGCGCTTTGAAAACGCTTGATACGCCGCTGGTGGGTGTAAACAACCGTAACCTCCATACCTTTGAAGTCAGCCTGGACACCACGCTCGACCTGCTGCCGCGTATTCCGCGTGACCGGCTGGCCATTACCGAGAGTGGCATTTTGAACCGTGCCGACGTCGAGCTGATGGAAATCAACGAGGTGTATTCGTTCCTGGTTGGTGAGGCGTTCATGCGGGCTGAGCAGCCGGGGCTGGAGTTGCAGCGGTTGTTTTTCCCTGATCAAGTGAAGAAGACTGTTCAGCAACTGGACTGA
- the estP gene encoding esterase EstP — MRKAPLLRFTLASLALACAQAIAAPSPYSTLVVFGDSLADAGQFPDLTGGTAGLRFTNRDADGNFAPVSPMILGGRLGLGASELGPSTSIGNLVGGQPDGNNWAVGGYTTEQILASIINSSQAVIPPGQPGAGTVLRERPGYLANGQLADPNALYYLTGGGNDFLQGLVNSPADAAAAGARLAASAQALQQGGARYIVVWLLPDLGQTPNFSGTPQQSPLSQLSSVFNQSLVNQLAGIDAEIIPLNIPVLLSEAIADPAQYGLASGQNLVGTCYSGDGCVENPLYGINSATPDPTKLLFDDSVHPTIAGQQLIADYAYSILSAPWELTLLPEMAHTTLRAHQDELRNQWQTPWQPIGQWQAFVSTGAQSLNIDDQSSSTDADGRGYNLTLGGSYRLNEAWRLGLAGGVYRQKLEAGEQDSDYKLDSYLATAFAQFRQDRWWADAALSAGHLDYHDLKRTFALGVNDRSEKGDTDGEAWAITTRLGFNLVQDASNWQLAPFISADYARVKVDGYEEKSGRSTALAFGDQERTSRRLGAGLLGSVQILPTTRLFAEVAQEHEFEDDQQDVTMHLSTLAGNDFTLTGFTPDSDMTRASLGVSHELVAGVHVQGNYNWRKSGELAQQGVSLGVSVDF; from the coding sequence ATGCGCAAAGCACCGTTGCTACGCTTTACCCTTGCCAGCCTGGCCTTGGCCTGCGCCCAGGCAATCGCTGCACCCTCTCCTTATTCAACCTTGGTCGTGTTCGGCGACAGCCTTGCCGATGCCGGTCAGTTTCCCGACCTGACGGGCGGTACAGCCGGGTTGCGATTCACCAACCGAGATGCCGATGGCAACTTCGCGCCGGTCTCACCGATGATTCTCGGTGGCAGGTTGGGTTTGGGCGCCAGCGAGCTTGGCCCCTCCACCTCCATCGGCAACCTCGTGGGCGGCCAGCCGGACGGCAACAACTGGGCGGTTGGCGGGTACACCACCGAGCAGATCCTGGCGTCGATCATCAACTCGTCCCAAGCCGTCATACCGCCCGGCCAACCGGGTGCTGGTACGGTTTTGAGAGAACGCCCGGGCTACCTCGCCAATGGCCAACTGGCTGACCCCAACGCGCTCTACTACCTGACTGGCGGGGGCAACGACTTCCTCCAGGGCCTGGTGAACAGCCCCGCCGATGCCGCAGCAGCAGGTGCACGGCTGGCCGCCAGCGCCCAAGCCCTGCAACAAGGAGGCGCCCGCTACATTGTGGTCTGGTTGCTGCCTGACCTTGGCCAAACCCCTAACTTCAGCGGCACGCCGCAACAAAGCCCACTGTCGCAACTGTCCAGCGTGTTCAACCAGTCGCTGGTCAATCAGCTCGCGGGGATCGATGCCGAGATCATCCCGCTGAACATCCCGGTGCTGCTCAGCGAGGCAATCGCCGACCCGGCCCAATATGGCCTGGCCAGCGGGCAGAACTTGGTCGGTACCTGCTACAGCGGCGACGGCTGTGTGGAAAACCCGCTGTACGGCATCAACAGCGCCACGCCCGACCCGACCAAACTACTGTTTGACGACTCCGTTCACCCAACCATCGCCGGCCAGCAACTGATTGCCGACTACGCCTACTCGATCCTGTCCGCCCCCTGGGAGCTGACCCTACTGCCGGAAATGGCCCACACCACACTTCGCGCTCATCAGGACGAACTGCGTAACCAGTGGCAAACGCCCTGGCAGCCGATCGGCCAATGGCAAGCCTTTGTCAGTACCGGCGCCCAGAGCCTGAACATCGATGATCAGAGCAGTAGCACAGATGCCGACGGGCGCGGCTATAACCTGACCTTGGGTGGCAGCTATCGGCTGAACGAAGCCTGGCGTCTTGGCTTGGCCGGTGGCGTGTATCGGCAGAAGCTGGAGGCTGGCGAACAGGATTCGGACTACAAACTGGACAGCTACCTAGCTACGGCATTTGCCCAATTCCGCCAAGACCGCTGGTGGGCCGATGCTGCCCTCAGCGCCGGGCACCTGGACTATCACGACCTCAAGCGCACGTTTGCACTAGGCGTGAATGACCGCAGCGAGAAAGGGGATACAGACGGCGAGGCGTGGGCCATCACCACTCGCCTGGGCTTCAACCTTGTGCAGGATGCCAGCAACTGGCAGTTGGCTCCGTTCATCAGCGCCGACTACGCGCGGGTCAAGGTCGATGGTTACGAAGAAAAGAGCGGGCGCTCCACGGCGCTGGCGTTCGGTGACCAGGAGCGTACGTCACGACGCCTTGGCGCCGGGCTCTTGGGTAGCGTGCAGATATTGCCCACCACGCGGCTGTTTGCCGAAGTGGCGCAGGAGCACGAGTTCGAGGATGACCAGCAGGATGTGACCATGCACTTGAGCACGCTTGCGGGGAATGACTTCACGTTGACCGGGTTTACGCCGGACAGTGACATGACGCGCGCAAGCCTTGGGGTTAGCCATGAGCTGGTGGCGGGGGTGCATGTGCAGGGGAATTACAACTGGCGCAAGAGTGGGGAGCTGGCGCAGCAGGGGGTGAGTTTGGGGGTTAGTGTGGACTTCTGA
- the crp gene encoding cAMP-activated global transcriptional regulator CRP — protein sequence MVASALPAKIKNIDKLLVHCQRRRYTAKSNIICAGDRAETLSFIVKGSVTILIEDDEGHEMIIAYLNSGDFFGELGLFEPAGSEQQRSAWVRAKTECEVAEISYDKFRELARLDPDILYALGSQMAQRLRNTTRKVGDLAFFDVTGRVARCLLDLCKQPDAMTHPDGMQIKITRQEIGRIVGCSREMVGRVLKDLEERSLVQVKGKTMVVYGTR from the coding sequence ATGGTTGCCTCCGCCCTACCCGCCAAGATCAAGAACATCGACAAGCTGCTGGTCCACTGCCAGCGTCGCCGGTACACCGCCAAGAGCAATATCATTTGCGCCGGTGACCGCGCTGAAACGTTGTCGTTCATCGTCAAAGGCTCGGTCACCATCCTGATCGAAGACGATGAAGGCCACGAGATGATCATTGCCTACCTCAATAGTGGTGACTTCTTCGGCGAATTGGGCCTGTTCGAACCTGCGGGCAGTGAACAACAGCGCAGCGCCTGGGTACGGGCCAAGACCGAATGCGAAGTGGCCGAGATCAGCTACGACAAGTTCCGCGAGCTGGCCCGCCTCGACCCTGACATCCTCTACGCCCTCGGCAGCCAGATGGCTCAGCGCCTGCGCAATACAACGCGCAAAGTTGGCGACCTGGCCTTCTTCGACGTCACCGGCCGTGTAGCCCGCTGCTTGCTCGACCTGTGCAAGCAGCCGGACGCCATGACCCACCCGGACGGCATGCAAATCAAGATCACCCGCCAGGAAATCGGGCGGATTGTCGGTTGCTCGCGGGAAATGGTCGGCCGCGTCCTCAAAGATCTGGAAGAACGCAGCCTGGTGCAGGTCAAGGGCAAGACCATGGTGGTATACGGCACCCGCTAA
- a CDS encoding lipoate--protein ligase family protein, with protein sequence MTDQPLALTVEQGLHAEQDLLAAVCRGERDNGVLFWRPTDHALVMPRRMSRLDNFEAACSELAIAGWPVLLRETGGEPVPQSHSTVNIALVYVAPRSEGDHGRIENAYERLCLPLCDVLREWGGVASVGEIDGAFCDGRYNVNLNGRKLVGTAQRWRQGLGGKRPVVLVHGALLLDNERESMIAAVNRFNECCELEQRCRADSHIALHEVVPEAPWFERLSQAYSEVLAARPKD encoded by the coding sequence ATGACCGATCAACCCCTGGCCCTGACCGTCGAACAGGGCCTGCACGCCGAACAGGACCTGCTGGCCGCCGTCTGCCGAGGCGAGCGCGATAATGGCGTGTTGTTCTGGCGCCCCACTGACCACGCCCTGGTCATGCCCCGCCGCATGAGCCGATTGGACAACTTCGAAGCAGCCTGTTCGGAACTTGCCATTGCAGGCTGGCCAGTGCTGCTGCGTGAAACCGGTGGCGAACCTGTCCCCCAATCCCATTCCACCGTGAACATCGCATTGGTTTATGTCGCCCCGCGCAGCGAAGGCGACCATGGCCGCATCGAAAACGCCTACGAGCGCCTTTGCCTGCCGCTGTGCGATGTGTTGCGAGAGTGGGGTGGCGTGGCCTCGGTCGGCGAGATCGACGGCGCCTTCTGCGACGGCCGCTACAACGTCAATCTCAATGGCCGGAAGTTGGTCGGTACCGCCCAGCGCTGGCGCCAGGGCTTGGGTGGAAAACGCCCGGTAGTACTGGTACACGGGGCATTGCTGCTGGATAACGAACGGGAGTCGATGATTGCAGCAGTCAACCGCTTCAACGAATGCTGTGAACTTGAGCAGCGCTGCCGTGCCGACAGCCACATCGCCCTGCACGAAGTAGTGCCCGAGGCGCCCTGGTTCGAGCGCCTTTCGCAGGCCTACAGCGAAGTGCTGGCAGCGCGGCCCAAAGATTAG
- a CDS encoding aminodeoxychorismate/anthranilate synthase component II: MLLMIDNYDSFTYNVVQYLGELGAEVKVIRNDEMTIAQIEALNPERIVVSPGPCTPSEAGVSIEAILHFAGKLPILGVCLGHQSIGQAFGGDVVRARQVMHGKTSPVHHRDLGVFAGLNNPLTVTRYHSLVVKRETLPDCLEVTAWTAHDDGSVDEIMGLRHKTLNIEGVQFHPESILTEQGHELFANFLKQTGGHR; the protein is encoded by the coding sequence ATGTTACTGATGATCGACAACTACGACTCCTTCACCTACAACGTCGTGCAGTACCTTGGCGAGCTGGGTGCAGAGGTCAAGGTCATTCGCAACGACGAAATGACCATCGCCCAGATCGAAGCCCTCAACCCCGAGCGCATCGTCGTATCCCCCGGGCCTTGCACCCCGAGCGAGGCCGGCGTGTCCATCGAGGCCATCCTGCACTTTGCCGGCAAGCTGCCGATCCTGGGCGTGTGCCTGGGCCACCAGTCCATCGGCCAGGCCTTTGGCGGCGATGTGGTGCGCGCGCGCCAGGTGATGCACGGCAAGACCAGCCCGGTGCACCACCGCGACCTGGGCGTGTTCGCCGGGCTTAACAACCCGCTGACCGTGACCCGCTACCACTCCTTGGTGGTCAAGCGCGAGACACTGCCGGACTGCCTGGAAGTCACTGCCTGGACTGCTCATGACGATGGCTCAGTCGACGAAATCATGGGCCTGCGCCACAAGACGCTGAACATTGAAGGGGTGCAGTTCCACCCTGAGTCCATCCTCACCGAGCAGGGCCACGAGCTGTTCGCCAACTTCCTCAAGCAGACCGGCGGCCACCGCTAA
- a CDS encoding OsmC family protein, which produces MKARIQWAGEAMFLGESGSGHVVVMDGPPEAGGRNLGVRPMEMLLLGLGGCSSFDVVSILKKSRQAVESCEAFLEAERASEDPKVFTKIHMNFVVKGRGLKEAQVKRAVELSAEKYCSASIMLERANVEITHGYEIVELG; this is translated from the coding sequence ATGAAGGCACGCATCCAGTGGGCCGGTGAAGCGATGTTCCTCGGTGAATCGGGGAGCGGCCACGTGGTGGTGATGGACGGCCCGCCTGAAGCGGGTGGCCGCAACCTGGGCGTGCGCCCGATGGAAATGCTCCTGTTGGGTTTGGGTGGCTGCAGCAGTTTCGACGTGGTGAGTATTCTCAAGAAATCTCGCCAGGCGGTGGAAAGTTGTGAGGCGTTTCTGGAAGCTGAGCGTGCCAGCGAAGACCCGAAAGTATTCACCAAGATCCACATGAATTTCGTGGTGAAGGGGCGCGGGCTGAAAGAAGCGCAGGTGAAGCGGGCGGTTGAGCTGTCGGCTGAGAAGTATTGTTCGGCATCCATCATGCTTGAGCGCGCAAACGTAGAAATCACCCACGGTTATGAAATCGTAGAACTGGGCTGA
- the trpD gene encoding anthranilate phosphoribosyltransferase: MDIKTALGRIVGHLDLSTEEMRDVMRQIMTGQCSEAQIGAFLMGMRMKSESIDEIVGAVSVMRELADKVELKSLDKVVDIVGTGGDGANIFNVSTASSFVLAAAGCTVAKHGNRAVSGKSGSADLLEAAGIYLNLTPAQVARCIDSLGIGFMFAQSHHSAMKHAAGPRRDLGLRTLFNMLGPLTNPAGVKHQVVGVFNQALCRPLAEVLQRLGSKHVLVVHSKDGLDEFSLAAPTFVAELKNDQITEYWVEPEDLGMKSQSLHGLAVENPQASLELIRDALGRRKTENGQKAAEMIVLNAGAALYAADHAMSLKAGVELAHDVLHTGLAWEKLQELGAFTAVFKVENEA, from the coding sequence ATGGATATCAAGACCGCGTTGGGCCGTATCGTCGGCCACCTGGACCTGTCCACCGAAGAAATGCGCGATGTGATGCGCCAGATCATGACAGGCCAATGCAGCGAGGCGCAGATTGGCGCTTTCCTGATGGGCATGCGCATGAAAAGCGAAAGCATCGACGAAATCGTCGGCGCCGTTTCGGTGATGCGTGAGCTGGCGGACAAGGTTGAACTCAAAAGCCTGGATAAAGTGGTCGACATCGTTGGCACCGGTGGTGATGGTGCCAACATCTTCAACGTTTCCACGGCATCTTCGTTTGTGCTGGCGGCAGCTGGCTGCACGGTAGCCAAGCACGGTAACCGTGCGGTTTCGGGCAAAAGCGGCAGCGCTGACCTGTTGGAAGCGGCCGGCATCTATCTGAACCTTACGCCTGCTCAGGTTGCACGTTGCATCGACAGCCTGGGTATCGGCTTCATGTTCGCGCAGAGCCATCACAGTGCCATGAAGCATGCTGCCGGCCCGCGTCGTGACCTGGGGCTGCGTACCTTGTTCAACATGCTAGGCCCGCTTACGAACCCGGCCGGTGTGAAGCACCAGGTGGTCGGCGTATTCAACCAGGCGCTGTGCCGCCCTCTGGCCGAAGTACTGCAGCGGCTGGGCAGCAAGCATGTGCTGGTAGTGCACTCGAAAGACGGCCTGGACGAGTTCAGCCTGGCAGCGCCAACCTTTGTAGCTGAACTGAAGAACGACCAGATCACTGAGTATTGGGTCGAACCTGAAGACCTCGGTATGAAGAGCCAGAGCCTGCATGGCTTGGCTGTGGAAAACCCGCAGGCCTCGCTGGAGCTGATTCGCGATGCCCTTGGCCGTCGCAAAACCGAAAACGGTCAGAAGGCGGCCGAGATGATTGTGCTCAACGCTGGCGCGGCACTCTACGCCGCTGACCATGCCATGAGCCTGAAAGCGGGCGTTGAGTTGGCCCACGATGTGCTGCACACCGGCCTTGCCTGGGAAAAACTGCAGGAGCTGGGCGCCTTTACCGCGGTATTCAAAGTGGAGAACGAAGCATGA
- the trpE gene encoding anthranilate synthase component I — protein MTREEFLRLAAAGYNRIPLACETLADFDTPLSIYLKLADQPNSYLLESVQGGEKWGRYSMIGLPSRTVMRVHGYHVSILQDGVEVESHDVEDPLAFVETFKDRYKVADIPGLPRFNGGLVGYFGYDCVRYVEKRLGASPNPDPLGVPDILLMVSDAVVVFDNLAGKMHAIVLVDPAEDHAFEQGQARLQALLETLRQPITPRRGLDLSGPMAAEPEFRSSYTRDDYENAVGRIKEYILAGDCMQVVPSQRMSIDFKAAPIDLYRALRCFNPTPYMYFFNFGDFHVVGSSPEVLVRVEDNLVTVRPIAGTRPRGATEEADRALEDDLLSDEKEIAEHLMLIDLGRNDVGRVSSTGSVRLTEKMVIERYSNVMHIVSNVTGQLREGLTAMDALRAILPAGTLSGAPKIRAMEIIDELEPVKRGVYGGAVGYFAWNGNMDTAIAIRTAVIKDGELHVQAGGGIVADSVPALEWEETINKRRAMFRAVALAEQTSGE, from the coding sequence ATGACCCGCGAAGAATTCCTGCGCCTGGCCGCTGCCGGCTATAACCGCATCCCCCTGGCCTGTGAAACCCTGGCCGACTTCGACACACCGCTGTCGATTTACCTGAAGCTGGCTGACCAGCCCAACTCCTACCTGCTTGAGTCCGTGCAGGGCGGCGAGAAGTGGGGCCGTTACTCGATGATCGGTTTGCCATCGCGCACCGTCATGCGGGTGCACGGCTACCATGTAAGCATCCTGCAAGACGGCGTTGAGGTGGAGAGCCACGATGTCGAAGACCCGCTGGCCTTCGTCGAGACCTTCAAGGACCGCTACAAGGTTGCAGACATCCCGGGCCTGCCGCGTTTCAACGGTGGCTTGGTCGGCTACTTCGGCTATGACTGCGTGCGCTATGTAGAAAAGCGCCTGGGTGCGAGCCCCAACCCGGACCCGTTGGGTGTACCGGACATTTTGCTGATGGTTTCTGACGCCGTGGTGGTGTTCGACAACCTGGCTGGCAAGATGCACGCCATCGTGCTGGTAGACCCGGCTGAAGATCACGCCTTCGAACAGGGCCAGGCACGTTTGCAAGCCTTGCTCGAAACGCTGCGTCAGCCGATCACCCCTCGTCGCGGCCTCGATTTGAGCGGCCCGATGGCGGCCGAGCCGGAGTTCCGCTCGAGCTACACCCGTGACGACTACGAAAACGCGGTTGGCCGTATCAAGGAGTACATCCTGGCGGGTGACTGCATGCAGGTGGTGCCGTCGCAGCGTATGTCGATCGATTTCAAGGCTGCGCCCATCGACCTGTACCGTGCGCTGCGCTGCTTCAACCCGACGCCTTACATGTATTTCTTCAACTTTGGCGACTTCCATGTGGTTGGCAGCTCGCCCGAGGTGCTGGTGCGGGTGGAGGACAACCTGGTCACGGTACGCCCGATCGCCGGCACCCGCCCACGCGGCGCTACCGAGGAAGCAGACCGCGCGCTTGAAGACGACCTGCTGTCGGACGAGAAAGAAATTGCCGAGCACCTGATGCTCATCGACCTGGGCCGCAATGATGTGGGGCGCGTGTCGTCCACTGGCAGCGTGCGCCTGACCGAGAAAATGGTGATCGAGCGTTACTCGAACGTGATGCACATCGTTTCGAACGTCACCGGGCAACTGCGTGAAGGGCTGACGGCGATGGACGCGTTGCGTGCCATTCTGCCAGCGGGCACCTTGTCGGGCGCGCCAAAGATCCGGGCGATGGAGATTATCGACGAGCTCGAACCCGTCAAGCGCGGTGTTTACGGCGGTGCGGTGGGTTACTTTGCCTGGAACGGCAACATGGACACGGCAATTGCCATCCGTACGGCGGTGATCAAGGACGGCGAACTGCACGTGCAGGCCGGTGGCGGCATCGTGGCAGATTCGGTGCCGGCGCTGGAATGGGAAGAAACCATCAACAAGCGCCGTGCGATGTTCCGGGCTGTGGCGCTGGCTGAGCAGACGTCCGGCGAGTAA
- the coq7 gene encoding 2-polyprenyl-3-methyl-6-methoxy-1,4-benzoquinone monooxygenase, producing MATERHYSPLDRLLLQADTAMRTLLPFSGQPSRPSPAIVQPDAELDDTQTRHIAGLMRINHTGEVCAQALYQGQALTAKLPEVRKAMEHAAEEEIDHLAWCEQRIRQLGSHPSVLNPLFYGMSFGIGALAGLVSDKVSLGFVAATEHQVCKHLDEHLEQLPHEDEKSRAILEQMRVDEEQHAESALEAGGYRFPAPVRFGMSLMAKVMTKSTYRI from the coding sequence ATGGCTACCGAACGTCACTATTCGCCGCTCGACCGCTTGTTGCTGCAGGCCGATACCGCCATGCGCACCTTGCTGCCCTTCAGCGGCCAACCGTCCCGGCCCTCCCCGGCCATCGTGCAGCCGGATGCCGAGCTGGACGACACCCAGACCCGCCACATTGCAGGGCTGATGCGGATCAACCACACCGGCGAAGTCTGCGCCCAGGCGCTGTACCAGGGCCAGGCCCTTACCGCCAAGCTGCCGGAAGTGCGCAAGGCCATGGAACATGCCGCCGAGGAAGAAATCGACCACCTGGCCTGGTGCGAACAACGCATCCGCCAGCTGGGCAGCCACCCAAGCGTGCTCAACCCGTTGTTCTACGGCATGTCGTTCGGCATCGGTGCCCTCGCGGGCCTGGTCAGCGACAAAGTCAGCTTGGGCTTCGTGGCGGCTACCGAGCATCAGGTGTGCAAGCATCTGGATGAACATCTGGAGCAACTTCCGCACGAAGACGAAAAATCTCGCGCCATTCTTGAGCAGATGCGCGTGGATGAGGAGCAGCACGCCGAATCCGCGCTGGAAGCGGGCGGCTACCGCTTCCCGGCACCGGTGCGCTTTGGCATGAGCCTGATGGCCAAGGTCATGACCAAGAGCACCTATCGCATCTAA
- a CDS encoding DUF2157 domain-containing protein: protein MTDRIDAKDLARAVQAGILQPGQDQALLAFLHSQQPIRGNFQLAHVAFYFGALLIMGAMGWLLTEAWMRVGDWALLAIATTYVALLTLFALSLQGRGQPIAAGVLAAVAVSIVPLVVFAIQRLAGWWPLDDRQTDYHQYFTYVQGGWLLMEAATVVAGLLMLRLIPYPFIVMPIAVALWFMSMDLSEWVYGSPFTWDQRRTVSLWFGFGLLLAFLVVDGRTREDYARWGYLAGLAAFWGGLTMMESDSELGKALYCLINLGLMGMAVLLRRPVFMVFGALGVAAYLGYLSYEVFAESLMFPVVVTLIGLGVIGLGLGYQKRREQLSRAARNWLPGWLKAALPALRE, encoded by the coding sequence ATGACGGACCGTATCGACGCCAAGGACCTGGCGCGCGCCGTGCAAGCCGGCATTCTCCAGCCAGGCCAGGACCAAGCTCTTCTGGCCTTTCTGCACAGCCAGCAGCCAATTCGCGGCAATTTCCAACTGGCGCATGTCGCATTCTATTTTGGCGCCCTGCTGATCATGGGTGCGATGGGCTGGTTGCTCACCGAAGCCTGGATGCGTGTCGGTGACTGGGCGCTATTGGCCATTGCCACCACTTACGTTGCACTGCTCACCCTGTTCGCCCTTAGCCTTCAAGGCCGGGGGCAGCCCATTGCTGCAGGGGTATTGGCAGCTGTAGCGGTCAGCATCGTGCCCTTGGTGGTGTTCGCCATCCAGCGGCTGGCCGGCTGGTGGCCGCTGGATGATAGGCAGACGGACTACCACCAGTACTTCACCTATGTTCAGGGTGGCTGGCTACTGATGGAAGCAGCCACCGTGGTTGCCGGGCTGCTGATGCTGCGCCTCATCCCCTACCCCTTCATCGTCATGCCAATCGCTGTCGCGTTGTGGTTCATGTCGATGGATTTGAGCGAATGGGTTTACGGCTCGCCGTTCACCTGGGATCAACGACGCACGGTTTCTTTGTGGTTCGGGTTCGGATTGCTGCTGGCCTTTCTCGTCGTGGACGGGCGTACGCGAGAAGACTACGCGCGCTGGGGCTATCTCGCAGGGCTGGCGGCGTTCTGGGGAGGCCTGACGATGATGGAAAGCGACAGCGAATTGGGCAAAGCGCTTTACTGCCTGATCAACCTTGGATTGATGGGGATGGCGGTGCTGCTGCGCCGGCCGGTCTTCATGGTGTTTGGCGCGCTGGGGGTGGCTGCGTATCTGGGGTATCTGTCTTACGAGGTGTTCGCCGAGTCGCTGATGTTCCCGGTAGTGGTAACCCTGATCGGGCTGGGGGTTATCGGGCTGGGATTGGGGTATCAGAAGCGGCGGGAGCAGTTGAGCCGAGCGGCCAGAAACTGGCTGCCAGGGTGGTTGAAGGCTGCGTTACCAGCCTTGCGTGAGTGA
- a CDS encoding histidine triad nucleotide-binding protein: MEDLFIKIINREIPAKIIYEDDQVLAFHDIAPQAPVHFLVIPKKHIRTLNDLTEEDKGLAGHILFTAQRLAKELGCEDGFRVVMNCNELGGQTVYHIHMHVLGQRAMHWPPG, from the coding sequence GTGGAAGACCTATTCATCAAGATCATCAACCGGGAAATCCCGGCCAAGATCATCTACGAGGACGACCAGGTTCTGGCGTTCCACGATATTGCGCCCCAGGCGCCGGTGCATTTTCTGGTTATCCCGAAAAAGCACATCCGTACCCTTAATGACCTGACTGAAGAAGACAAAGGCCTGGCCGGGCACATTCTGTTCACTGCGCAGCGCTTGGCCAAGGAGCTGGGCTGCGAGGACGGCTTCCGCGTGGTCATGAACTGCAATGAGCTGGGCGGCCAAACCGTTTATCACATCCACATGCATGTACTGGGTCAGCGCGCCATGCACTGGCCGCCGGGCTGA